One window from the genome of Leptospiraceae bacterium encodes:
- the dnaG gene encoding DNA primase → MYDLKEKLLTAIPIESYVGRFVSLKKQGRYLVGLCPFHREKTPSFTITPEKGIFYCFGCGKGGNLITFVMEKEQVSFKEALQILCEYAGIPFTEKEITQENQSIKLMEKVSFEYHKFLLSEEGKPYRDYLHQRGILDSTITKFQLGAAPNTSQFLLHLFPEETQGLLSLGLIKKNEWNQFYDFFRNRVIFPISNTTNQVVGFGGRVIDDSKPKYLNSPESAIFHKGSTLFGLSFAIESIKRRNEVLITEGYLDVLGLHQVDLENVVAPLGTAFTENHKRLLHRYTKNVVIMMDGDVSGRNAVLKTLFLFQDDIEKTHVILLPEGMDPFDLSVKILNQELYWIPSFWKEFQISGFQFLLFSVLVSSEGVNRLFPVFENDIEIWQRELQKIFSNQQLQRYYKNLTLSEKQSVLSRFEEIYSHIHHDILQQFLKEELQFITGLNFLKHTNQDKTKFFSQTQQKKVHPEIDQKKNILFFIERDIIGTLLKFPKMVKTFSNQIQAIEFEDEASFFLWNILHERTVISGEEIDPKVIFSYLPQDVQRIFAPYLLEQKSKIQSSHLYPKDILSDEDMENILRELITKHRLEKINQQIQEKQERLRLVEPDLKAQLYYEINELIREKKILLNTLKAT, encoded by the coding sequence ATGTATGATTTAAAAGAAAAGCTTTTGACTGCGATTCCTATTGAAAGTTATGTAGGTCGATTCGTTTCTTTGAAAAAGCAAGGTAGATACTTAGTAGGATTATGTCCTTTCCATAGAGAAAAAACTCCTTCTTTCACAATTACACCAGAAAAAGGGATTTTTTATTGTTTTGGATGTGGTAAGGGTGGGAACTTAATCACCTTTGTGATGGAAAAAGAGCAGGTTTCTTTCAAAGAAGCTCTGCAAATTTTGTGTGAATATGCGGGGATTCCTTTTACAGAAAAGGAAATAACCCAAGAAAATCAATCTATCAAACTCATGGAAAAAGTTTCTTTTGAGTATCATAAGTTTTTGCTTTCTGAAGAAGGAAAACCCTATCGAGATTACCTCCATCAACGTGGAATTTTGGATAGCACGATCACAAAGTTTCAATTAGGAGCGGCACCCAATACAAGTCAGTTTTTACTTCATCTCTTCCCTGAAGAAACACAGGGACTTCTATCTTTGGGTTTGATCAAAAAAAATGAATGGAATCAATTTTATGATTTTTTTCGGAATAGAGTGATCTTTCCCATTTCCAACACAACGAATCAAGTAGTCGGTTTTGGGGGTAGGGTGATTGATGATTCAAAACCAAAATACCTTAATTCCCCAGAATCAGCCATCTTTCACAAAGGTTCTACTTTGTTTGGGTTGAGTTTCGCCATTGAGTCCATAAAGCGAAGAAACGAGGTTCTCATCACGGAAGGGTATTTGGATGTTTTAGGACTCCATCAGGTCGATCTGGAAAATGTCGTAGCTCCTTTGGGGACTGCTTTTACAGAAAATCATAAAAGGCTTCTTCATCGATATACAAAAAATGTTGTGATTATGATGGATGGAGATGTCAGTGGAAGAAATGCTGTTTTAAAGACTCTTTTTTTATTCCAAGATGACATCGAAAAAACTCATGTAATTTTACTACCCGAAGGAATGGATCCTTTTGATTTATCTGTCAAAATCCTAAACCAAGAACTCTACTGGATTCCGTCTTTTTGGAAGGAATTTCAGATATCAGGATTTCAGTTTTTATTGTTTTCGGTTTTAGTGTCTTCGGAGGGTGTTAATAGACTTTTTCCTGTTTTTGAGAATGATATAGAGATTTGGCAGAGGGAACTCCAAAAAATCTTTTCAAATCAACAATTACAAAGATATTACAAGAACTTGACTCTTTCAGAAAAACAAAGTGTGCTTTCTCGATTTGAAGAAATTTACTCTCACATCCATCACGATATCCTCCAACAATTCTTGAAGGAAGAATTGCAGTTTATCACGGGTTTAAACTTCTTAAAACACACTAACCAAGATAAAACGAAATTTTTTTCTCAAACACAGCAAAAAAAAGTTCACCCAGAGATTGACCAAAAAAAAAATATACTCTTTTTTATAGAAAGAGATATAATTGGAACACTTCTTAAATTTCCAAAAATGGTCAAAACTTTTTCGAATCAAATCCAAGCCATTGAATTTGAAGATGAGGCTTCTTTTTTTCTGTGGAATATTTTACATGAAAGAACTGTTATTTCAGGAGAAGAAATTGACCCGAAAGTCATCTTTTCTTACCTCCCACAGGACGTTCAACGGATTTTTGCTCCCTATTTACTCGAACAAAAAAGCAAAATTCAGAGCTCCCACCTTTATCCAAAAGACATTCTATCCGATGAAGATATGGAAAACATCTTAAGGGAGTTGATTACGAAACACCGGTTGGAAAAAATCAACCAACAAATCCAAGAAAAACAAGAGCGTTTAAGATTAGTAGAACCTGATTTGAAAGCTCAACTTTATTATGAAATTAATGAATTAATACGAGAGAAAAAAATTTTACTCAATACGCTTAAAGCAACCTAA
- the rpsU gene encoding 30S ribosomal protein S21, which yields MIGIYLKEGESIDSALRRFKKECVNAGIQSEIKKREFYEKPSEIRKRKRETAERKRRKKLMMLLKKKSNSK from the coding sequence ATGATTGGAATTTATTTAAAAGAAGGAGAAAGTATCGACTCAGCTCTGAGAAGATTCAAAAAAGAATGCGTGAATGCTGGGATTCAAAGTGAAATCAAAAAAAGGGAGTTTTATGAAAAACCTTCCGAAATCCGTAAAAGAAAAAGAGAAACTGCCGAACGAAAGAGACGAAAAAAACTAATGATGCTACTAAAAAAGAAATCAAATTCGAAATAA